One window from the genome of Penaeus monodon isolate SGIC_2016 chromosome 2, NSTDA_Pmon_1, whole genome shotgun sequence encodes:
- the LOC119577928 gene encoding vegetative cell wall protein gp1-like: MAFVRREMDPSKGRVSGAESTPGITGAVNATPHALVAALVPVAASSPSPPRPRRRLVPVAALVPVAASSPSPPRPRRRLVPVAASSPSPPRPRRRLVPVAALVPVAASAPSPPSSPSPPSSPSPPRPRRRLVPVAALVPVAPSAPSPPSSPSPPSSPSPPRPRRRLVPVAALVPVAASSPSPPRPRRRPRPRRRPRPRRRLVPVAASSPSPPSSPWHPRPRRRLVPVAASSPSPPSSPSPPSSPSPPRPRRRLVPVAALVPVAPSAPSPPSSPSPPSSPSPPRPRRRLVPVAALVPVAASSPSPPRPRRRLVPVAALVPVAAPRPRRRLVPVAASSPSPPSSPSPPRPRRRPRPRGTLSPVAALSPVAALVPVAALVPVAPSSPPSSPSVPPAQSCRCVRDDVLDQRLVEMVLVIFMARVSYSFTPVFHALSLTPVLSRPQSSCLRYPSNTCTIHADDKWAKTIFVDVETTHRCENVSFIVNLGYSTSGSPNASDEMKYCIVPYTSCLTSVPPIGRFAIYLYVDRSALWYSFLASESLKEFNIRRALRITENYS; encoded by the exons AATCACGGGCGCTGTCAACGCGACACCCCACGCCCTCGTCGCCGCCCTCGTCCCCGTCGCCGCCTCGTCCCCGTCGCCGCCTCGTCCCCGTCGCCGCCTCGTCCCCGTCGCCGCCCTCGTCCCCGTCGCCGCCTCGTCCCCGTCGCCGCCTCGTCCCCGTCGCCGCCTCGTCCCCGTCGCCGCCTCGTCCCCGTCGCCGCCTCGTCCCCGTCGCCGCCTCGTCCCCGTCGCCGCCCTCGTCCCCGTCGCCGCCTCAGCCCCGTCGCCGCCCTCGTCCCCGTCGCCGCCCTCGTCCCCGTCGCCGCCTCGTCCCCGTCGCCGCCTCGTCCCCGTCGCCGCCCTCGTCCCCGTGGCCCCCTCAGCCCCGTCGCCGCCCTCGTCCCCGTCGCCGCCCTCGTCCCCGTCGCCGCCTCGTCCCCGTCGCCGCCTCGTCCCCGTCGCCGCCCTCGTCCCCGTCGCCGCCTCGTCCCCGTCGCCGCCTCGTCCCCGTCGCCGCCCTCGTCCCCGTCGCCGCCCTCGTCCCCGTCGCCGCCTCGTCCCCGTCGCCGCCTCGTCCCCGTCGCCGCCCTCGTCCCCGTGGCACCCTCGTCCCCGTCGCCGCCTCGTCCCCGTCGCCGCCTCGTCCCCGTCGCCGCCCTCGTCCCCGTCGCCGCCCTCGTCCCCGTCGCCGCCTCGTCCCCGTCGCCGCCTCGTCCCCGTCGCCGCCCTCGTCCCCGTGGCACCCTCAGCCCCGTCGCCGCCCTCGTCCCCGTCGCCGCCCTCGTCCCCGTCGCCGCCTCGTCCCCGTCGCCGCCTCGTCCCCGTCGCCGCCCTCGTCCCCGTCGCCGCCTCGTCCCCGTCGCCGCCTCGTCCCCGTCGCCGCCTCGTCCCCGTCGCCGCCCTCGTCCCCGTCGCCGCCCCTCGTCCCCGTCGCCGCCTCGTCCCCGTCGCCGCCTCGTCCCCGTCGCCGCCCTCGTCCCCGTCGCCGCCTCGTCCCCGTCGCCGCCCTCGTCCCCGTGGCACCCTCAGCCCCGTCGCCGCCCTCAGCCCCGTCGCCGCCCTCGTCCCCGTCGCCGCCCTCGTCCCCGTGGCGCCCTCGTCGCCGCCCTCGTCGCCCTCCGTGCCGCCCGCGCAGTCGTGTC gATGTGTTCGCGATGATGTTCTTGATCAGAGATTGGTTGAGATGGTGCTTGTGATATTTATGGCTCGTGTCAGTTATAGCTTCACGCCCGTTTTTCACGCCCTCAGTCTCACGCCCGTTCTATCACGCCCACAGTCTTCCTGTCTGCGTTATCCGTCTAACACCTGCACTATTCACGCGGACGACAAATGGGCAAAAACAATATTTGTTGATGTAGAAACAACCCACAGGTGCGAGAAC GTCAGTTTTATAGTAAATCTAGGATATAGTACAAGTGGATCTCCCAAtgcatcagatgaaatgaaatattgcaTAGTtccttatacctcat GTTTAACTTcagtgccacccataggaagatttgctatctatctctatgttgaTCGTAGTGCGTTATGGTACAGCTTTCTGGCCTCTGAGT ctttgaaagaatttaataTCCGTAGAGCACTGAgaatcacagaaaactactcctga